In Bradyrhizobium sp. CCBAU 051011, the following are encoded in one genomic region:
- the gspG gene encoding type II secretion system major pseudopilin GspG, whose product MLAKILDRGRPRVGKPFRGGALRSRDRKNAGYTLLELLVVMGILAVLTAIATPQLMGYFGKAKTQSVQLQIENIGTALELYYMENGAYPSASAGLKALVEAPPEAPRWNGPYLKKAKNLLDPWGRPYQYAVSDGQYEVYSLGPTGKAKSASAGTAPTFRGG is encoded by the coding sequence ATGTTGGCAAAGATACTGGACAGGGGACGACCCCGTGTCGGAAAGCCGTTCCGGGGTGGGGCATTGCGGTCTCGCGACCGTAAAAATGCGGGCTATACGCTGCTCGAACTGCTGGTCGTGATGGGTATTCTGGCGGTACTGACGGCAATCGCGACGCCGCAGCTGATGGGTTATTTTGGCAAGGCCAAGACCCAGTCGGTGCAGCTCCAGATCGAGAATATCGGGACCGCGCTCGAGCTTTATTATATGGAAAATGGCGCCTATCCGAGCGCCAGCGCCGGCCTGAAAGCCCTGGTCGAGGCGCCGCCGGAGGCGCCGCGCTGGAACGGCCCGTATTTAAAGAAGGCGAAGAACCTGCTTGATCCGTGGGGGCGGCCCTATCAATACGCCGTCTCCGATGGCCAGTACGAGGTCTATTCGCTGGGGCCAACCGGCAAGGCCAAATCCGCGAGCGCCGGCACGGCGCCGACGTTCCGGGGTGGTTAA
- a CDS encoding efflux RND transporter permease subunit yields the protein MASISEPFIRRPVGTTLLAIGLFLVGMVAYVFLPVSAVPNVDFPMIRVFANRPGADPAVMAATVAAPLERRLGQIAGIEQITSTSSLGSTSIQLQFAIGRNIDRAARDVQAAINASLADLPSDLPSLPRFKKANPSATPMFVLALTSKTLPASAMYDVADTVIAQRISQVPGVGEVTVSGADQPAVRIALNPVALSNAGIATDDVRLAIINANPLGPVGIFDGGHQSETISTNRQMRTAAEFRDIIIKSSAGNFARLADVAEVEDSVRNHRSSAWFNKQPAVLIQITKQGDANVIDTVDRVKALLPELKRWLPAGLEISTLVDRTGTIRASVLDMQFTLLAAVFLVMVVVFAFLRRLTPTIAAGVSVPLALAGTCSGMWLAGFSIDNLSLMALAISVGFVVDDAIVMIENMYRNLERGMAPYPAALEGARQIGFTVLAISLSLIAAFTPLIFMDGIAGRLLREFSLTLTFAVLVSTLVSLTITPMICAHYIKEATSDRATRFDRMVEGTLSRIVAFYAWTLRAVLGFPLLTLLVFFATIALTVVLYIKIPKGYFPLDDSGLIVGASQASSDTSFQSMTRFQQQLEDAIETDNAVAGVGSILGSMTANRGLFFISLKPPQERPGLTTQIVIDRLRKKLETMPGVRLYMFPAQDIRAGGRQSSSSDYQYTVSSVNVDLLKKWAPIVAKRMETVEGITDISTDRDAAGLQLTLIIDRNAAAKLGVRVKDIDDALNNAFAQRQISIVYTQRNQYMVVLEIDPKFQSDPANLDRIFVAGANDAQVPLSAVVRYDRGLASLAINHTQSIPSTTVSFNIVSNVPIEAAISNIQRAVDELHMPEGIRGSFDGNAGDFNKTSGRQPLLILGALVAMYIVLGVLYESLAHPITIISTLPSAGLGALLALQVTNTPLTVIAFVGIILLIGIVKKNGIMMVDFALDAERNRGLSSADAIFEACRARFRPILMTTMAALFAGIPLVIATGPGTELRRPLGITIIGGLLVSQILTLYTTPVIYLLIDRLRQKLRSRGTLSPISTSSPSALR from the coding sequence ATGGCCTCGATTTCCGAGCCCTTCATCCGCCGGCCGGTTGGAACCACGCTGCTGGCGATCGGGCTCTTCCTGGTCGGCATGGTCGCCTATGTCTTCCTCCCGGTCTCGGCGGTGCCCAACGTCGACTTCCCGATGATCCGGGTATTCGCCAATCGCCCCGGCGCCGATCCTGCGGTAATGGCGGCGACCGTTGCCGCGCCGCTGGAGCGACGGCTCGGCCAGATCGCGGGTATCGAACAGATCACTTCGACCAGTTCGCTCGGCTCTACCAGCATCCAGCTGCAGTTTGCGATCGGCCGCAACATCGACCGCGCCGCGCGCGACGTACAGGCGGCGATCAACGCGTCGCTGGCGGACCTGCCGAGTGACCTGCCGTCGCTGCCGCGATTCAAGAAAGCGAATCCGTCGGCGACGCCGATGTTCGTGCTGGCGCTGACGTCGAAGACGCTGCCCGCGAGTGCGATGTATGACGTCGCCGACACCGTGATCGCACAGCGCATTTCGCAGGTGCCCGGCGTCGGCGAGGTCACCGTCTCCGGCGCCGATCAGCCGGCGGTGCGGATCGCGCTCAACCCCGTGGCGCTTTCCAACGCCGGTATCGCAACCGATGACGTGCGGCTCGCCATCATCAACGCCAATCCGCTCGGGCCCGTCGGCATCTTTGACGGCGGCCACCAGAGCGAGACGATTTCCACCAACCGGCAAATGCGCACCGCGGCCGAGTTCCGCGACATCATCATCAAGAGCTCGGCCGGCAATTTCGCCCGCCTCGCCGATGTCGCCGAGGTCGAGGATTCCGTCCGCAACCACCGCTCGAGCGCCTGGTTCAACAAGCAGCCCGCGGTGCTGATCCAGATCACCAAGCAGGGCGATGCCAATGTGATCGACACCGTCGACCGCGTAAAGGCCTTGCTGCCGGAGTTGAAGCGATGGCTGCCCGCCGGCCTCGAGATATCGACGCTGGTCGACCGCACCGGCACCATCCGCGCCAGCGTGCTCGACATGCAGTTCACGCTGCTGGCGGCCGTCTTCCTGGTGATGGTGGTGGTGTTCGCCTTTCTGCGGCGGCTGACGCCGACGATTGCGGCCGGCGTCTCGGTGCCGCTGGCGCTGGCCGGCACCTGCTCCGGGATGTGGCTCGCCGGCTTCTCAATCGACAACCTGTCGCTGATGGCGCTCGCGATCTCGGTCGGTTTCGTGGTCGACGATGCCATCGTCATGATCGAGAACATGTATCGCAATCTCGAACGCGGTATGGCGCCCTATCCGGCTGCATTGGAGGGCGCCAGGCAGATCGGCTTTACCGTCCTCGCGATCAGCCTGTCCCTCATCGCCGCCTTCACGCCACTGATCTTCATGGATGGGATCGCCGGCCGGCTACTCCGCGAGTTCTCGTTAACGCTGACCTTTGCCGTTCTGGTCTCGACCCTGGTCTCGCTCACGATCACGCCGATGATCTGCGCGCACTACATCAAGGAAGCCACATCGGATCGCGCGACCCGGTTCGACCGCATGGTCGAGGGCACGCTGTCGCGCATCGTCGCCTTCTACGCCTGGACCCTTCGGGCTGTTCTGGGTTTCCCGTTGCTGACCTTGCTCGTATTCTTTGCCACGATCGCGCTGACGGTGGTGCTCTATATCAAGATCCCGAAGGGTTACTTCCCGCTCGACGACAGCGGCCTCATCGTCGGTGCTTCGCAGGCTTCATCGGACACCTCGTTCCAGTCGATGACCCGATTTCAGCAACAGCTCGAGGATGCCATCGAAACCGACAACGCCGTCGCTGGCGTCGGCTCAATCCTCGGCAGCATGACCGCAAACCGGGGACTGTTCTTCATCAGCCTCAAGCCGCCGCAGGAGAGACCCGGGTTGACCACGCAGATCGTGATCGATCGCTTGCGTAAGAAGCTGGAAACGATGCCGGGTGTGCGGCTCTACATGTTCCCTGCCCAGGATATTCGGGCCGGCGGGCGTCAAAGCAGCTCCTCCGACTACCAGTACACGGTCTCGAGCGTCAACGTCGACCTGCTGAAGAAATGGGCCCCCATCGTCGCCAAGCGCATGGAAACGGTCGAGGGCATTACCGACATTTCCACCGATCGCGATGCCGCCGGGCTGCAGCTCACGCTGATCATCGACCGCAATGCCGCCGCTAAGCTCGGGGTCCGCGTCAAGGACATCGATGACGCCTTAAACAACGCATTCGCGCAGCGGCAGATCTCGATCGTCTACACCCAGCGCAACCAGTACATGGTGGTGCTGGAGATCGACCCGAAATTCCAGAGCGACCCTGCCAATCTCGACCGCATCTTCGTGGCGGGCGCCAACGACGCGCAGGTGCCGCTGTCTGCCGTAGTCCGCTATGACCGCGGCCTGGCATCGCTGGCGATCAATCACACCCAGTCAATCCCGTCGACGACTGTATCCTTCAACATCGTCTCGAACGTGCCGATCGAGGCCGCGATCTCGAACATTCAGCGCGCAGTCGACGAATTGCACATGCCGGAAGGTATCCGCGGCAGTTTTGACGGCAATGCCGGCGATTTCAACAAGACCAGCGGCCGGCAGCCGCTATTGATCCTCGGCGCACTGGTCGCGATGTATATCGTGCTCGGCGTGCTCTATGAGAGCCTGGCGCATCCGATCACTATCATCTCGACATTGCCGTCGGCAGGCCTCGGCGCGCTGCTGGCACTGCAGGTGACCAATACGCCGCTCACCGTGATCGCCTTTGTCGGCATCATCCTGTTGATCGGCATCGTCAAGAAGAACGGTATCATGATGGTCGATTTTGCGCTCGATGCCGAGCGCAACCGCGGCCTGTCGTCGGCGGATGCGATCTTCGAGGCATGCCGCGCCCGCTTCCGTCCCATTCTGATGACGACGATGGCGGCGCTGTTTGCCGGCATTCCGCTGGTCATCGCCACCGGGCCTGGCACCGAGCTGCGCCGGCCGCTCGGCATCACCATCATCGGCGGCCTGCTCGTCTCGCAGATCCTGACGCTGTACACGACGCCCGTGATCTATCTCCTGATCGACCGGCTGCGCCAAAAACTGCGATCCCGCGGCACGCTTTCGCCGATATCGACGTCGTCTCCATCGGCATTGCGATAG
- a CDS encoding glycosyltransferase family 2 protein, with the protein MKLLVVIVNYRVTQLAIDCLHSVAKEIASVPGVHVAICENGSGDGSAELIRRTIEDNGWSSWCTLKALDVNLGFTGGNNAILRPALESADKPQYFLLLNSDTIVRPNAFKALVDFMDQNPHVGVAGSRLEDPDGTPQRSAFRFQSPLGEIEGSLKLGPVSRLLDRWIVAPPVVDYAFETDWVAGASMIIRRETMEATGLLDEGFFTYFDDIDYCFNARKQGWPTWYVPASRVVHLVGQSTGVNSKPKRLPPYLLEARRRHFLKNYGAFYAAMVDICRIAGLSLWRLRVILTGKEDTTPPRHLSDSIRHSVFFKGFKVIDVKNPALTS; encoded by the coding sequence GTGAAATTGCTCGTCGTCATTGTTAACTATCGCGTCACCCAGCTTGCGATCGATTGCCTGCACTCGGTCGCAAAGGAAATCGCCAGCGTCCCCGGCGTCCATGTCGCAATCTGCGAGAATGGATCGGGAGATGGTTCCGCCGAACTCATCCGGCGGACGATCGAGGACAATGGCTGGTCATCCTGGTGCACCCTCAAGGCGCTCGACGTAAACCTCGGCTTTACCGGCGGCAACAATGCGATTCTGCGGCCGGCGCTGGAATCTGCCGACAAGCCCCAATATTTCCTGTTGCTCAATTCCGATACGATTGTCCGCCCGAACGCCTTCAAGGCACTTGTCGACTTCATGGACCAGAATCCGCATGTCGGCGTCGCCGGCAGCCGGCTCGAAGATCCCGATGGAACTCCGCAGCGCTCCGCATTCCGCTTTCAGTCACCGCTCGGAGAAATCGAAGGCAGCTTGAAGCTTGGGCCAGTGAGCAGGTTGCTAGACCGCTGGATCGTAGCTCCTCCTGTGGTCGATTACGCGTTCGAAACCGATTGGGTTGCCGGCGCTAGCATGATCATCCGGCGCGAGACGATGGAAGCGACGGGATTGCTCGACGAAGGCTTCTTCACCTATTTCGACGACATCGATTATTGCTTCAATGCCAGGAAGCAGGGATGGCCGACCTGGTACGTTCCGGCAAGCCGTGTGGTGCACCTCGTCGGTCAGTCCACCGGCGTGAACAGCAAACCGAAGCGTTTGCCACCCTATCTCCTGGAAGCGCGCAGGCGCCACTTCCTGAAGAACTACGGCGCATTCTACGCGGCCATGGTCGACATCTGCAGAATTGCGGGCCTGTCGCTCTGGCGGCTGCGGGTCATTCTCACGGGAAAGGAAGATACCACGCCTCCGCGGCACCTTTCCGATTCAATCCGGCACAGCGTGTTTTTCAAAGGCTTCAAGGTGATCGACGTCAAGAATCCGGCCTTAACCTCGTGA
- a CDS encoding SGNH hydrolase domain-containing protein, protein MRRFHPSGVLCRTGACSATIEGRPAYFDNNHLAASASEFWSRIFDDFDLPTGRHEP, encoded by the coding sequence ATGCGACGGTTTCACCCTTCCGGTGTTCTTTGCCGAACAGGCGCGTGTTCGGCAACGATTGAAGGGCGACCAGCTTACTTCGACAATAACCACCTCGCCGCGTCAGCCTCCGAGTTTTGGTCTCGTATTTTTGACGATTTCGATCTTCCCACAGGCAGACATGAACCGTGA
- a CDS encoding carbohydrate binding domain-containing protein, which produces MNKLLKFTGAALFGVLLQSGASQANVLLNGGFESGDFTNWTVNLGTSYPQVVIAYNQPGGYPTGAFGEPIPTAPNGGTYGAYFVSDTATQSISQSISLTQGQHYQVSFQVYSPNNGRNNPFDATLQSNVDGVLSPLFTAKTLASGWTLYSAIFAASAGPYTFSLNFHGQGIPAADFVVDNATVAAVPEASTWAMMILGFVGVGFLAYRRRETPKKIGFRLA; this is translated from the coding sequence ATGAATAAGCTGCTCAAATTTACTGGCGCTGCATTATTTGGCGTTCTGCTTCAGAGCGGCGCCTCACAGGCGAATGTGCTTCTAAATGGCGGGTTTGAATCAGGGGATTTCACCAATTGGACGGTGAATCTTGGCACTAGCTATCCTCAAGTCGTTATTGCCTATAATCAACCTGGCGGTTATCCCACCGGCGCGTTCGGGGAACCTATCCCCACAGCACCCAACGGTGGAACCTACGGTGCTTACTTTGTTTCGGACACTGCCACCCAATCGATCTCCCAGTCGATCAGCCTGACGCAGGGGCAGCACTACCAGGTCAGCTTCCAGGTCTATTCCCCCAACAACGGTCGGAATAACCCATTCGATGCTACACTCCAGTCGAACGTGGATGGGGTGCTCTCCCCGCTGTTCACGGCCAAGACTTTGGCGAGCGGATGGACCCTTTACTCGGCGATTTTCGCGGCCAGCGCCGGTCCCTATACTTTCTCGCTGAATTTCCACGGCCAGGGCATTCCTGCGGCAGACTTTGTGGTTGATAATGCGACGGTGGCGGCTGTTCCTGAGGCTTCCACTTGGGCGATGATGATCCTGGGCTTTGTCGGCGTCGGCTTTCTGGCCTATCGCCGCCGGGAAACTCCGAAGAAGATCGGCTTTCGCCTCGCTTGA
- a CDS encoding VanZ family protein — translation MNRKIVTKLMPIAAWMAVITIAYATLTHVGFVYAIYFKLSPFVMRPAMQTYAHFEHVIAFASLGALFGFAYPRRLILVCCIVLGAAVLLEILQTVTPDRHGTLIDALEKMAGGAAGILFARTAWRIWPAKDIPS, via the coding sequence ATGAACCGGAAGATCGTTACTAAGCTAATGCCGATAGCGGCATGGATGGCCGTCATCACGATCGCTTACGCCACGCTGACGCATGTCGGCTTCGTCTATGCCATCTATTTCAAGCTCTCGCCGTTCGTGATGCGGCCGGCGATGCAAACCTACGCGCATTTCGAGCACGTGATCGCGTTTGCCAGCCTCGGCGCCCTGTTCGGGTTCGCCTACCCTCGGCGCCTGATCCTGGTTTGCTGCATCGTACTCGGCGCCGCGGTGCTGCTGGAGATATTACAGACCGTCACGCCGGACCGGCACGGCACATTGATCGATGCGCTGGAGAAAATGGCGGGCGGCGCGGCCGGTATCCTATTTGCGAGAACTGCGTGGCGGATATGGCCTGCCAAGGACATACCATCCTGA
- a CDS encoding A24 family peptidase: MIRALRKTCDRTGRFFSGVLVWQPSGRQYVAVAWGLIAGAIWLALSLAGDPGWALPAFAGCYLVVLSASVCAIDGRYGIIPDSMVLALAAGGALQAYLWGPADVWSRGVEAALVFAAAVLFRACYRWLRGHDGLGFGDVKFVAAGTFWIGAVGIPGLLLIAVASALASLLILRAQGHELDGKQAISFGPHLAIGLWWIWVLGQQPV, from the coding sequence ATGATACGCGCGCTCCGCAAGACCTGCGACCGTACCGGCCGCTTCTTCAGCGGCGTGCTGGTGTGGCAGCCGTCCGGACGGCAATACGTCGCCGTGGCATGGGGCCTGATCGCCGGCGCGATCTGGCTCGCACTTAGCCTTGCAGGCGATCCTGGCTGGGCATTGCCGGCCTTCGCAGGCTGCTACCTCGTCGTTCTCTCGGCCAGCGTATGCGCCATAGACGGCCGCTACGGCATCATTCCGGACAGCATGGTCCTGGCGCTGGCCGCAGGCGGAGCGCTACAGGCCTATCTGTGGGGCCCGGCAGACGTCTGGTCGCGTGGGGTGGAGGCTGCGCTGGTCTTCGCTGCCGCGGTCCTGTTCCGGGCCTGTTATCGTTGGCTGCGAGGCCATGACGGGCTGGGTTTTGGTGACGTGAAATTTGTCGCGGCGGGCACCTTTTGGATCGGCGCGGTAGGAATCCCGGGCTTGCTGTTGATCGCGGTGGCTTCCGCTTTGGCCAGCTTGCTGATCCTGAGAGCGCAAGGACATGAGCTGGACGGCAAGCAGGCGATCTCGTTCGGACCGCACCTTGCCATCGGCCTCTGGTGGATCTGGGTTTTAGGGCAGCAGCCAGTTTAG
- the gspM gene encoding type II secretion system protein GspM, which translates to MARGTPFLAFNAAAILFTAIFIFAPIMGHFAARGEEISDHAAQLAHFQNVTRAAKKSAVSVGRTGDPFLPGNEERVASADLQASLKSMAANAGVNLLAIRGLQGGRSQSLPMIAVSVELEGPLKAVRDMIFTIENQTPLLFVSSASFRSLADGEDGPIRAELRVQGAIRDGPQPPVDRAVDGQQAGRRSTLVERTP; encoded by the coding sequence TTGGCGCGCGGAACGCCCTTCCTGGCATTCAACGCCGCTGCCATCCTCTTCACGGCCATCTTCATCTTCGCGCCCATCATGGGTCACTTTGCCGCCAGGGGCGAAGAGATTTCGGACCATGCGGCACAGCTTGCGCATTTCCAGAACGTGACGCGTGCGGCAAAGAAGTCGGCCGTCAGCGTCGGGCGAACAGGCGATCCTTTCCTTCCCGGCAATGAAGAGCGCGTTGCCAGTGCCGATCTGCAGGCCAGCCTGAAATCGATGGCCGCGAATGCCGGCGTCAATCTGCTCGCGATCCGCGGATTGCAGGGCGGCCGGTCCCAGTCGTTGCCCATGATTGCCGTCAGCGTCGAGCTCGAAGGGCCATTGAAGGCGGTTCGAGACATGATTTTCACGATCGAGAACCAGACGCCGCTGTTGTTTGTCTCCTCCGCCTCGTTCCGCAGCCTGGCGGACGGGGAGGACGGTCCGATCAGGGCGGAGTTGAGGGTTCAGGGCGCTATCCGGGACGGCCCGCAACCACCCGTTGACCGGGCGGTGGACGGCCAACAAGCCGGCCGCCGATCGACCTTGGTGGAGCGGACGCCATGA
- a CDS encoding PilN domain-containing protein, which produces MSEVTIMPVANLPARAGGLHVVNEWGRGFAQWWLSGLRDAVPARWREWAEGEARPVMTLWRNGDSVTCRLTSAAGPAEIRIPLSRFSVATFERWLTEQGVSREAVTVAPMISRELFFLRELSVPKAAFGALPRILDQDILRRTPFQLPDIWHAATAVGEESDGVVPMCHWIIRRDRAEAALSELGLASRDVDCLAVTDANGEAVPVITFRTVSDEDPAWALRAVRLLAVAALVAVLLGLVVFEWRQASVAAALEAALIEARLSAQSGRDGMDPAARLFAMKADTGVLAVWDELSRILPDHTFLTETRIADGTVTLSGFSADAAGLVRIIDQSPLFSGATLTSAITTDANERKDRFSILFKLRGARAARPAARSRPAP; this is translated from the coding sequence ATGTCGGAAGTGACGATCATGCCTGTCGCCAATCTGCCAGCCCGTGCCGGCGGCCTCCACGTCGTGAACGAGTGGGGCAGGGGCTTTGCGCAGTGGTGGCTGTCCGGATTGCGCGATGCGGTCCCCGCGCGCTGGCGCGAATGGGCTGAGGGCGAGGCGAGACCGGTCATGACGCTTTGGCGCAATGGCGACAGTGTCACGTGCCGCCTGACCTCCGCCGCTGGCCCGGCGGAAATCCGGATTCCCTTATCCCGCTTCAGCGTCGCCACATTCGAACGGTGGCTCACCGAACAGGGAGTATCGCGGGAAGCTGTGACAGTCGCTCCGATGATTTCGCGCGAGCTTTTCTTTCTCCGCGAGTTGAGCGTGCCCAAGGCCGCTTTCGGTGCCCTGCCCAGGATCCTGGACCAGGACATCTTGCGGCGGACGCCATTCCAGCTTCCGGACATCTGGCATGCGGCAACCGCCGTCGGCGAGGAATCGGACGGCGTCGTGCCGATGTGCCACTGGATCATCCGGCGCGATCGCGCCGAGGCCGCCCTGTCGGAGCTCGGTCTGGCCTCGCGCGATGTCGACTGTCTTGCGGTGACGGATGCCAATGGTGAGGCCGTGCCCGTGATCACGTTCCGCACTGTGAGCGACGAAGATCCGGCCTGGGCGTTGCGCGCGGTCCGGCTGCTGGCGGTCGCCGCCCTCGTGGCCGTCCTGCTTGGCCTGGTCGTCTTCGAATGGCGTCAGGCCAGCGTTGCCGCCGCGCTGGAAGCGGCGCTCATCGAGGCCCGGCTATCAGCTCAAAGCGGCCGCGACGGCATGGATCCCGCGGCGCGCCTGTTCGCGATGAAGGCTGACACCGGTGTTCTCGCCGTGTGGGATGAGCTGTCGCGCATCCTGCCCGACCATACCTTTCTGACCGAAACCCGCATCGCTGACGGCACGGTGACGCTATCCGGGTTTTCAGCGGACGCCGCTGGTCTGGTTCGCATCATCGACCAGTCGCCGCTGTTTTCCGGCGCGACGCTGACGTCTGCGATCACGACTGACGCGAACGAGCGCAAGGATCGCTTCAGCATTCTGTTCAAGCTGCGTGGCGCCCGCGCGGCGCGGCCGGCCGCAAGATCCCGGCCTGCGCCATGA
- a CDS encoding prepilin-type N-terminal cleavage/methylation domain-containing protein, which produces MPVRHNRLIRRVAARRRGEQGLSLIELLLSLAILAVLTGFLAGGLSMARRAFGADRASEIGSETSAAIQTVAALVGSALPVRFDGAGSKDAMGFDGRGEVISFVGLSEGRSLRGGPHKIVLRRSGGDIVADFTAFTGARSKEKPEPGSTRVVVLSGVREIRIGYFGTVDAKIKPAWRADWVRAERLPDLVSIRIEFEDERRNEPATIVALRQG; this is translated from the coding sequence ATGCCGGTCAGGCACAACCGGCTGATCCGTCGCGTTGCTGCTCGCCGCAGGGGCGAGCAGGGGTTGTCGCTGATCGAACTGCTGCTGTCGCTTGCTATCCTCGCGGTCTTGACCGGCTTCCTGGCCGGCGGATTGTCGATGGCACGGCGGGCTTTCGGCGCCGATCGCGCCAGCGAGATCGGAAGCGAGACCAGTGCCGCGATCCAGACCGTGGCGGCGCTGGTCGGGTCGGCGCTGCCGGTCCGGTTTGACGGGGCGGGCTCAAAGGACGCCATGGGGTTCGACGGCCGCGGCGAGGTCATCTCCTTCGTGGGCTTGAGCGAGGGGCGGTCGCTGCGGGGCGGCCCGCACAAGATCGTCCTGCGACGGAGCGGTGGTGATATCGTCGCTGATTTCACGGCGTTTACCGGGGCGCGCTCGAAGGAGAAGCCCGAACCAGGCTCGACCCGGGTCGTGGTGCTTAGCGGCGTGCGTGAAATCCGTATTGGATATTTCGGTACCGTAGATGCCAAGATCAAGCCGGCTTGGCGCGCTGATTGGGTTCGCGCCGAGCGGCTGCCGGATCTGGTTTCGATCCGGATCGAGTTTGAGGATGAGCGGCGTAATGAGCCCGCCACCATCGTGGCGCTGCGTCAGGGCTGA
- a CDS encoding prepilin-type N-terminal cleavage/methylation domain-containing protein, translated as MGVRSGRIPARRDGERGFALLEILVAFVILALGLGAISTGVVVAMRSDVRTQVNRTALRVAQSRLEAAGVSETLVAGTREGLVANKFRWRQTVTEVRAAGDTRAPQGARPPPASGALRSFWVEVAVETPDGTATRLAALKLAAEAKQ; from the coding sequence ATGGGCGTGCGATCCGGACGGATACCGGCGAGGCGCGACGGAGAGCGCGGATTTGCGCTGCTCGAAATCCTTGTCGCCTTCGTCATCCTGGCGCTGGGGCTCGGCGCAATATCGACGGGCGTGGTGGTGGCGATGCGTTCCGATGTGCGCACGCAGGTCAATCGCACCGCGCTGCGGGTTGCGCAATCCCGCCTCGAAGCTGCCGGCGTTTCCGAGACGCTCGTGGCGGGCACCCGCGAAGGTTTGGTCGCGAACAAATTCCGGTGGCGGCAGACCGTTACGGAGGTCCGTGCCGCCGGCGACACGCGTGCGCCGCAGGGCGCCCGGCCGCCCCCCGCAAGTGGTGCCTTGAGATCGTTCTGGGTTGAAGTAGCCGTGGAGACACCGGACGGCACCGCCACCAGGCTCGCGGCATTGAAGCTTGCGGCAGAGGCGAAGCAATGA
- a CDS encoding Tfp pilus assembly protein FimT/FimU, producing MKRPAPSSAGFTLAELLVVIGIIALVLAGTLSAKPKAAATRVAVTARSVTATLQLARAQAMSSNAETLFRIDVEKGRFGLPNSMHALPRGMAAAVVVAERNVRAIRAVSDSIQMASRPAARSR from the coding sequence ATGAAACGCCCCGCGCCATCCTCAGCCGGGTTCACGCTGGCCGAACTGCTCGTGGTCATCGGCATCATCGCCCTTGTCCTTGCCGGCACGCTGTCCGCGAAACCGAAGGCCGCGGCCACGCGTGTCGCCGTCACGGCCCGCTCGGTCACGGCGACGCTTCAGCTCGCGCGCGCGCAGGCGATGTCGAGCAATGCGGAAACGCTGTTCCGCATCGATGTGGAGAAAGGCCGGTTCGGCTTGCCGAACTCGATGCATGCTCTGCCGCGTGGAATGGCTGCCGCGGTGGTAGTTGCCGAACGGAACGTTCGGGCGATACGGGCGGTATCAGATTCTATCCAGATGGCCAGTCGTCCGGCGGCGAGATCGCGTTGA